Proteins found in one Sorghum bicolor cultivar BTx623 chromosome 1, Sorghum_bicolor_NCBIv3, whole genome shotgun sequence genomic segment:
- the LOC8064881 gene encoding uncharacterized protein LOC8064881 isoform X3: MAGLAAQLQHIKSLYFGPSPAKGVMQDLEYAMRTKGGLTPEEEKTLRVYKFLPAFSFFAGSVWGTLVGWFSFGKGLKLLGLPLPPNPRFVRFCATSGCAYFVGKGSAREIMHQCPAMLLNTEEGRMKMELANMWHPRRSYIDGTFVERMKEVEAANSDGVARSIAGETNANTTPFGDLMEDSLACVLGSSGCNLESNNPPEKTGTVLKRSELRARRRGRRHHHRHADD; this comes from the exons ATGGCGGGATTGGCGGCGCAGCTGCAGCACATAAAGAGCCTTTATTTCGGCCCCTCACCTGCCAAG GGGGTGATGCAAGATCTGGAGTATGCCATGAGGACAAAG GGCGGTTTGACCCCCGAGGAGGAGAAGACGCTCCGGGTTTACAAATTCCTTCCAGCTTTTTCCTTCTTCGCGGGTTCAGTATGGGGCACTTTGGTGGGGTGGTTCAGTTTCGGCAAAG GACTCAAATTGCTTGGGCTTCCACTTCCACCTAATCCTCGGTTTGTAAGATTTTGTGCAACTTCTG GCTGTGCTTATTTTGTTGGAAAGGGCTCGGCTCGTGAAATCATGCATCAATGCCCTGCAATGCTTTTAAACACGGAAGAAGGACGCATGAAGATGGAGCTAGCTAACAT GTGGCACCCACGCCGTTCGTATATCGACGGCACCTTTGTAGAAAGAATGAAGGAAGTTGAAGCTGCCAACTCTGATGGCGTGGCCAGATCAATTGCAGGAGAGACAAATGCGAACACT ACACCATTTGGAGATCTGATGGAGGACTCACTAGCCTGTGTACTAGGTTCTTCCGGATGCAACTTGGAAAGCAACAATCCCCCAGAAAAGACGGGCACTGTCCTGAAGCGAAGCGAGCTGCGAGCTCGCAGAAGAGGTCGCAGGCATCATCATCGGCATGCTGATGACTAG
- the LOC8064881 gene encoding uncharacterized protein LOC8064881 isoform X1: MAGLAAQLQHIKSLYFGPSPAKGVMQDLEYAMRTKGGLTPEEEKTLRVYKFLPAFSFFAGSVWGTLVGWFSFGKGLKLLGLPLPPNPRFVRFCATSGCAYFVGKGSAREIMHQCPAMLLNTEEGRMKMELANIILNKHSDDAYLVNAVKRHFFAEHLFDDLHQDQPLFRWHPRRSYIDGTFVERMKEVEAANSDGVARSIAGETNANTTPFGDLMEDSLACVLGSSGCNLESNNPPEKTGTVLKRSELRARRRGRRHHHRHADD, encoded by the exons ATGGCGGGATTGGCGGCGCAGCTGCAGCACATAAAGAGCCTTTATTTCGGCCCCTCACCTGCCAAG GGGGTGATGCAAGATCTGGAGTATGCCATGAGGACAAAG GGCGGTTTGACCCCCGAGGAGGAGAAGACGCTCCGGGTTTACAAATTCCTTCCAGCTTTTTCCTTCTTCGCGGGTTCAGTATGGGGCACTTTGGTGGGGTGGTTCAGTTTCGGCAAAG GACTCAAATTGCTTGGGCTTCCACTTCCACCTAATCCTCGGTTTGTAAGATTTTGTGCAACTTCTG GCTGTGCTTATTTTGTTGGAAAGGGCTCGGCTCGTGAAATCATGCATCAATGCCCTGCAATGCTTTTAAACACGGAAGAAGGACGCATGAAGATGGAGCTAGCTAACAT AATACTCAATAAGCATAGTGATGATGCATACCTGGTTAATGCTGTGAAAAGACACTTTTTTGCCGAGCATCTGTTCGATGATCTGCATCAAGATCAACCACTTTTCAGGTGGCACCCACGCCGTTCGTATATCGACGGCACCTTTGTAGAAAGAATGAAGGAAGTTGAAGCTGCCAACTCTGATGGCGTGGCCAGATCAATTGCAGGAGAGACAAATGCGAACACT ACACCATTTGGAGATCTGATGGAGGACTCACTAGCCTGTGTACTAGGTTCTTCCGGATGCAACTTGGAAAGCAACAATCCCCCAGAAAAGACGGGCACTGTCCTGAAGCGAAGCGAGCTGCGAGCTCGCAGAAGAGGTCGCAGGCATCATCATCGGCATGCTGATGACTAG
- the LOC8064881 gene encoding uncharacterized protein LOC8064881 isoform X2, with translation MAGLAAQLQHIKSLYFGPSPAKGVMQDLEYAMRTKGGLTPEEEKTLRVYKFLPAFSFFAGSVWGTLVGWFSFGKGLKLLGLPLPPNPRFGSAREIMHQCPAMLLNTEEGRMKMELANIILNKHSDDAYLVNAVKRHFFAEHLFDDLHQDQPLFRWHPRRSYIDGTFVERMKEVEAANSDGVARSIAGETNANTTPFGDLMEDSLACVLGSSGCNLESNNPPEKTGTVLKRSELRARRRGRRHHHRHADD, from the exons ATGGCGGGATTGGCGGCGCAGCTGCAGCACATAAAGAGCCTTTATTTCGGCCCCTCACCTGCCAAG GGGGTGATGCAAGATCTGGAGTATGCCATGAGGACAAAG GGCGGTTTGACCCCCGAGGAGGAGAAGACGCTCCGGGTTTACAAATTCCTTCCAGCTTTTTCCTTCTTCGCGGGTTCAGTATGGGGCACTTTGGTGGGGTGGTTCAGTTTCGGCAAAG GACTCAAATTGCTTGGGCTTCCACTTCCACCTAATCCTCGGTTT GGCTCGGCTCGTGAAATCATGCATCAATGCCCTGCAATGCTTTTAAACACGGAAGAAGGACGCATGAAGATGGAGCTAGCTAACAT AATACTCAATAAGCATAGTGATGATGCATACCTGGTTAATGCTGTGAAAAGACACTTTTTTGCCGAGCATCTGTTCGATGATCTGCATCAAGATCAACCACTTTTCAGGTGGCACCCACGCCGTTCGTATATCGACGGCACCTTTGTAGAAAGAATGAAGGAAGTTGAAGCTGCCAACTCTGATGGCGTGGCCAGATCAATTGCAGGAGAGACAAATGCGAACACT ACACCATTTGGAGATCTGATGGAGGACTCACTAGCCTGTGTACTAGGTTCTTCCGGATGCAACTTGGAAAGCAACAATCCCCCAGAAAAGACGGGCACTGTCCTGAAGCGAAGCGAGCTGCGAGCTCGCAGAAGAGGTCGCAGGCATCATCATCGGCATGCTGATGACTAG
- the LOC8064881 gene encoding uncharacterized protein LOC8064881 isoform X4, whose product MAGLAAQLQHIKSLYFGPSPAKGVMQDLEYAMRTKGGLTPEEEKTLRVYKFLPAFSFFAGSVWGTLVGWFSFGKGLKLLGLPLPPNPRFGSAREIMHQCPAMLLNTEEGRMKMELANMWHPRRSYIDGTFVERMKEVEAANSDGVARSIAGETNANTTPFGDLMEDSLACVLGSSGCNLESNNPPEKTGTVLKRSELRARRRGRRHHHRHADD is encoded by the exons ATGGCGGGATTGGCGGCGCAGCTGCAGCACATAAAGAGCCTTTATTTCGGCCCCTCACCTGCCAAG GGGGTGATGCAAGATCTGGAGTATGCCATGAGGACAAAG GGCGGTTTGACCCCCGAGGAGGAGAAGACGCTCCGGGTTTACAAATTCCTTCCAGCTTTTTCCTTCTTCGCGGGTTCAGTATGGGGCACTTTGGTGGGGTGGTTCAGTTTCGGCAAAG GACTCAAATTGCTTGGGCTTCCACTTCCACCTAATCCTCGGTTT GGCTCGGCTCGTGAAATCATGCATCAATGCCCTGCAATGCTTTTAAACACGGAAGAAGGACGCATGAAGATGGAGCTAGCTAACAT GTGGCACCCACGCCGTTCGTATATCGACGGCACCTTTGTAGAAAGAATGAAGGAAGTTGAAGCTGCCAACTCTGATGGCGTGGCCAGATCAATTGCAGGAGAGACAAATGCGAACACT ACACCATTTGGAGATCTGATGGAGGACTCACTAGCCTGTGTACTAGGTTCTTCCGGATGCAACTTGGAAAGCAACAATCCCCCAGAAAAGACGGGCACTGTCCTGAAGCGAAGCGAGCTGCGAGCTCGCAGAAGAGGTCGCAGGCATCATCATCGGCATGCTGATGACTAG